One Marinitoga sp. 1197 genomic window, CCTCAATATACTTCGCTTCTTTACCAACAAAAACAATTATATACTTTTTCATCGTTTCATTTTTTGTGTTTAATTCATATGATTTCTTGTATTTTTCTATTTGTTCTTTTGCCTGTTTTATTTTCATTTTTAATTTTTCTTCTGTGTATTCTTTTTGTTTTATGTATTTTACTTCTATTATTGCTTCATATGGTACTTCTTCGTATCTTTTGAACATTGCTATGTCTATATATCCATTTTCTACTGGATATTCCATTTTTACCATTGCATATGGCGTTAGTATTAGATAACTATACATTATTGCTTTTATGTATTTTTCATCTAATCCCATGAATATTCTGTTGTCCATTTTGCTTAATAGGTTTTCTATTTCTTTGGCAAATGGTTCTATTTTTCCATCTTCTAATATCGTTATTATTGCATTTTCTATTTCATCTGTGTCTATATATTCCGTTAACCTTTCTTCTATGTATTCTGTGAAGTATTCTGAGAATATTTTTTTCATTGAGTAATTTGGTATTTTTAAATATGTCCTTAATCCTTTTTTTTCAAATGTCATGAATCCAAGATAGAATAATAATGATTTTAT contains:
- a CDS encoding PD-(D/E)XK nuclease domain-containing protein, which translates into the protein IKSLLFYLGFMTFEKKGLRTYLKIPNYSMKKIFSEYFTEYIEERLTEYIDTDEIENAIITILEDGKIEPFAKEIENLLSKMDNRIFMGLDEKYIKAIMYSYLILTPYAMVKMEYPVENGYIDIAMFKRYEEVPYEAIIEVKYIKQKEYTEEKLKMKIKQAKEQIEKYKKSYELNTKNETMKKYIIVFVGKEAKYIEEIK